One Diceros bicornis minor isolate mBicDic1 chromosome 26, mDicBic1.mat.cur, whole genome shotgun sequence DNA segment encodes these proteins:
- the APOBR gene encoding apolipoprotein B receptor isoform X2 translates to MDFLRLHLPGLHQALRGALDSLSTFLSYLMGDEVPTAETRGAGAAEELREVAAGRSGRTMEEEAQEALGGLGSSQSKGEGGLRGAGEAGRHQEGSSTTEQTWGWGEGSSHGSQADRQDTGAWEAAKATRCQEPSAPLEARKKSKARSEAGRDESSQAQESQEPDEQEVTRGETLRTWEQEEEEEEVRAREPRVAEGAESVWTWHRESEEKAVADGQKVAGDGREMEPAVKKAVAEEIQGPGAKGAGREEEVVVVVRGSQSTRAQGTQEQGEESGGGAASGREEAQTTSGREEAETLPDGEEAGTTSGREEAWTTSGMQEAETLSGGEEAGATSGREETETTSGKEEAWTASGREEAWTTSGMEEAETLSGREEAWTTSGMEEAETLSGREEAWTTSGREDAETISGMEEAETLSGWEEAGTTSGREDADFLGVRETEYEAVLGKRIPEDTERFWALEEASEGDQEEEVDENREDEGSLFPKQTQGLGTEGVEEVAEDQTAERKAAEDQESEGEVGEGFEGQEDQGGKEAEGRQDSEIRATQASLEEVPPAEEAEEKRQSCWATEAELPQDKAANEAEGDANLEATPQARPEKELCGERSEEEAQMGQEASEVEWSGLKHEVTEGEEPELIGGPQTLREQPEEGQGCKEELWSIPALSKEETEGRLEEYPRHMGYVKPDTSEAEVWENRRRRDVERGHSQEEKADAEEGEEEAAGGQALEAEAKGGQESALPEVPEAGWEWKKAKEAGCGAEEGEAPGAESQELGGRHGAEAGTGQPLGESDARETKDEEVEAAVPWGADGTSRRGWRLEEAALSLQDSEDTWASSLAAEIVEEKAALGGRTARAGEGPEREAGETFGRGWDSGGRDEAGESEDLVETAEGENRGEQESGLEGSAEEEVTDRGSQAEDFEAKDGEPWGDQAEARESVVAEGSCGMDGFTSGSHEAGAEGTMAIVEAEGLPGGKMQLEKEAGGWQAREQGQGSEGQDGDHHPEGEVQRLLEVEDVKVTEDQRAGAEEIDPESLEDVQSQEDLSANQDPTEIEPGPGAEAAGSARGDAHSGWSEYSVPSSL, encoded by the exons atGGATTTCCTCCGGCTACATCTCCCTGGGCTGCATCAGGCCTTGAGGGGGGCACTG GATTCCTTGAGCACCTTTCTCTCCTACCTTATGGGAGATGAGGTCCCCACTGCAGAGACGAGGGGGGCGGGGGCAGCTGAGGAACTACGGGAGGTGGCAGCAGGAAGGTCAGGGCGGACTATGGAAGAGGAAGCCCAGGAGGCCCTGGGGGGCCTTGGCAGCAGCCAAAGCAAGGGGGAGGGAgggctgagaggggctggagaggcTGGAAGACACCAGGAGGGAAGCTCAACTACAGAACAGACCTGGGGTTGGGGAGAAGGCAGCTCCCATGGGTCTCAAGCAGATAGGCAGGACACTGGAGCCTGGGAGGCAGCCAAGGCCACCAGGTGCCAGGAGCCAAGTGCTCCCTTGGAGGCCAGGAAAAAGTCCAAGGCACGGTCTGAGGCTGGTCGAGATGAGAGCAGCCAAGCCCAGGAGAGTCAGGAGCCCGATGAGCAGGAAGTGACCAGAGGGGAGACACTGAGAACCtgggaacaggaggaggaggaggaagaggtcaGGGCAAGAGAGCCAAGGGTGGCTGAAGGGGCGGAGTCAGTGTGGACCTGGCACAGGGAGTCTGAGGAGAAGGCCGTTGCTGACGGGCAAAAGGTGGCAGGGGATGGCAGGGAGATGGAGCCGGCAGTCAAGAAGGCAGTTGCAGAGGAGATCCAGGGGCCTGGGGCTAAAGGggctgggagggaagaggaggtggtggtagtggtgagaGGTAGCCAAAGCACAAGGGCACAGGGGACACAGGAACAAGGGGAAGAATCTGGGGGTGGGGCAGCTTCAGGCAGGGAGGAGGCCCAGACAACCTCAGGCAGGGAAGAGGCTGAGACACTCCCAGATGGGGAGGAAGCTGGGACGACCTCAGGCAGGGAAGAGGCCTGGACAACCTCAGGCATGCAGGAGGCTGAGACACTCTCaggtggggaggaggctggggcaaCCTCAGGCAGGGAGGAAACCGAGACAACCTCAGGCAAGGAGGAGGCCTGgacagcctcaggcagggaggaGGCCTGGACAACCTCAGGCATGGAGGAGGCTGAGACACTCTCAGGCAGGGAGGAGGCCTGGACAACCTCAGGCATGGAGGAGGCAGAGACACTCTCAGGCAGGGAGGAGGCCTGGACAACCTCAGGCAGGGAGGATGCTGAGACAATCTCAGGCATGGAGGAGGCTGAGACACTCTCAGGTTGGGAGGAGGCCGGGACAACCTCAGGCAGGGAGGATGCTGACTTCCTAGGAGTCAGAGAGACAGAATATGAGGCAGTCCTAGGAAAAAGGATCCCAGAGGATACGGAGAGATTCTGGGCCCTAGAGGAAGCCTCCGAGGGAGACCAGGAGGAGGAGGTAGATGAGAACAGAGAGGATGAGGGAAGCCTGTTCCCCAAACAGACCCAGGGCCTGGGAACTGAGGGAGTGGAAGAAGTGGCTGAGGACCAGACAGCAGAGAGAAAGGCTGCAGAAGACCAGGAGTCAGAGGGGGAGGTAGGGGAGGGCTTTGAGGGCCAGGAAGATCAGGGTGGGAAAGAGGCGGAGGGGAGGCAGGACTCAGAGATCAGGGCTACTCAAGCCAGTCTGGAGGAGGTGCCGCCGGCAGAGGAGGCCGAGGAGAAGAGACAGAGTTGCTGGGCCACAGAGGCTGAGCTGCCTCAGGACAAAGCTGCAAACGAGGCTGAAGGTGACGCCAACTTGGAGGCGACCCCACAGGCCAGGCCGGAGAAGGAGCTCTGCGGGGAGAGGAGTGAGGAGGAGGCTCAGATGGGTCAAGAAGCATCAGAGGTGGAGTGGAGTGGCCTCAAGCACGAGGTCACTGAAGGCGAGGAACCTGAGCTGATAGGAGGCCCCCAGACCCTGAGAGAGCAACCTGAGGAAGGACAGGGGTGTAAGGAAGAGCTCTGGAGCATTCCAGCCCTGAGCAAAGAGGAGACAGAAGGGCGCCTGGAGGAATATCCCAGGCACATGGGGTACGTAAAGCCTGATACCTCTGAGGCAGAAGTCTGGGAAAACCGGAGGAGAAGGGATGTGGAGAGAGGACATTCTCAGGAGGAAAAAGCAGATGctgaagagggggaggaggaggcggcAGGAGGCCAGGCACTAGAGGCTGAGGCTAAAGGAGGGCAAGAGTCTGCACTACCAGAGGTTCCGGAGGCAGGCTGGGAGTGGAAGAAAGCAAAGGAAGCAGGGTgtggagcagaggagggagaggccCCTGGAGCAGAGAGCCAGGAACTGGGTGGAAGGCATGGggcagaagcagggacaggccagCCACTGGGAGAGTCAGATGCCAGAGAAaccaaggatgaggaggtggaGGCTGCAGTGCCCTGGGGGGCCGACGGAACATCCAGGagaggctggaggctggaggaggcagCTCTGAGCCTCCAGGACAGCGAGGACACCTGGGCCAGTTCTCTGGCTGCTGAGATTGTGGAGGAAAAGGCAGCTCTGGGTGGAAGGACTGCCAGGGCTGGGGAAGGGCCTGAAAGAGAGGCTGGGGAAACGTTTGGGAGAGGCTGGGATTCAGGAGGAAGAGACGAAGCTGGGGAAAGTGAGGACCTGGTGGAGACTGCAGAGGGAGAGAATAGAGGTGAGCAAGAGTCTGGCCTGGAGGGCTCAGCAGAGGAGGAGGTGACTGACAGAGGTAGCCAAGCAGAGGATTTTGAGGCCAAGGATGGTGAGCCCTGGGGAGATCAGGCTGAGGCCAGGGAATCTGTGGTGGCAGAAGGAAGCTGTGGGATGGATGGCTTTACCTCGGGCTCCCACGAAGCTGGTGCAGAGGGGACCATGGCCATAGTGGAGGCCGAGGGGCTCCCAGGAGGGAAGATGCAGTTGGAAAAAGAGGCTGGGGGATGGCAAGCAAGGGAGCAGGGGCAAGGCAGTGAGGGGCAGGATGGGGACCACCATCCCGAGGGAGAGGTACAAAGGCTCCTTGAGGTGGAGGATGTCAAGGTGACTGAAGACCAGAGGGCAGGGGCCGAGGAGATTGATCCAGAAAGCCTGGAAGACGTCCAGAGCCAGGAGGACCTGTCAGCAAACCAGGACCCCACAGAGATTGAGCCTGGGCCAGGTGCTGAGGCTGCAGGAAGTGCCAGAGGGGATGCTCACAGCGGCTGGAGTGAG TACTCTGTGCCCTCTTCCCTGTAG
- the IL27 gene encoding interleukin-27 subunit alpha, giving the protein MGQTAGDLGWRLSLLLLSLLLARAGVWGFPRPPRRSPLSLQELQKEFKVSLHLARKLLSEVRAQAHRFAESHLPGVSLDLLPLGDKLPNVSLTFQAWRSLSDPERLGFLSMTLRPFHALLGGLGSQGGWTSSERTQLWAMRLDLRDLQRHLRFQVLAAGFNLPEEDENEEGKELLARAPGGPSQMSGQGSWPQLLYTYQLLHSLELVLSRAVRDLLLLSQAGKPAQALGCPTPSS; this is encoded by the exons ATGGGCCAGACGGCAGGCGACCTTGGCTGGC GGCTCAGCCTTTTGCTGCTCTCCTTGCTCCTGGCTCGAGCTGGTGTCTGGGGATTCCCAAGACCGCCAAGGAGGTCCCCCCTGAGCCTGCAGGAGTTGCAGAAGGAGTTCAAGGTCAGCCTGCATCTCGCCAGGAAGCTGCTCTCCGAGGTTCGGGCCCAGGCCCACCGCTTT GCTGAATCTCACCTGCCAGGAGTGAGCCTGGACCTGCTGCCCCTGGGAGATAAGCTCCCCAACGTTTCTCTGACCTTCCAGGCCTGGCGCAGCCTCTCT GACCCAGAACGACTCGGTTTCCTTTCCATGACGCTTCGCCCTTTCCATGCCCTGTTGGGAGGGCTGGGGAGCCAGGGAGGCTGGACCAGCTCAGAGAGGACACAGCTGTGGGCCATGAGGCTGGATCTCCGGGATTTGCAGCGGCATCTCCGCTTCCAG GTGCTGGCTGCGGGATTCAACCTCCCTGAGGAGGACGAGAATGAGGAAGGGAAGGAGCTGCTCGCAAGGGCTCCGGGCGGCCCCTCACAGATGTCCGGCCAGGGGTCCTGGCCCCAGCTCCTCTACACCTACCAGTTGCTGCACTCCTTGGAGCTTGTCTTGTCTCGGGCCGTGCGGGACTTGCTGCTGCTCTCCCAGGCCGGGAAGCCAGCCCAGGCCTTGGGGTGCCCAACACCCAGCTCCTAG
- the APOBR gene encoding apolipoprotein B receptor isoform X1: MDFLRLHLPGLHQALRGALDSLSTFLSYLMGDEVPTAETRGAGAAEELREVAAGRSGRTMEEEAQEALGGLGSSQSKGEGGLRGAGEAGRHQEGSSTTEQTWGWGEGSSHGSQADRQDTGAWEAAKATRCQEPSAPLEARKKSKARSEAGRDESSQAQESQEPDEQEVTRGETLRTWEQEEEEEEVRAREPRVAEGAESVWTWHRESEEKAVADGQKVAGDGREMEPAVKKAVAEEIQGPGAKGAGREEEVVVVVRGSQSTRAQGTQEQGEESGGGAASGREEAQTTSGREEAETLPDGEEAGTTSGREEAWTTSGMQEAETLSGGEEAGATSGREETETTSGKEEAWTASGREEAWTTSGMEEAETLSGREEAWTTSGMEEAETLSGREEAWTTSGREDAETISGMEEAETLSGWEEAGTTSGREDADFLGVRETEYEAVLGKRIPEDTERFWALEEASEGDQEEEVDENREDEGSLFPKQTQGLGTEGVEEVAEDQTAERKAAEDQESEGEVGEGFEGQEDQGGKEAEGRQDSEIRATQASLEEVPPAEEAEEKRQSCWATEAELPQDKAANEAEGDANLEATPQARPEKELCGERSEEEAQMGQEASEVEWSGLKHEVTEGEEPELIGGPQTLREQPEEGQGCKEELWSIPALSKEETEGRLEEYPRHMGYVKPDTSEAEVWENRRRRDVERGHSQEEKADAEEGEEEAAGGQALEAEAKGGQESALPEVPEAGWEWKKAKEAGCGAEEGEAPGAESQELGGRHGAEAGTGQPLGESDARETKDEEVEAAVPWGADGTSRRGWRLEEAALSLQDSEDTWASSLAAEIVEEKAALGGRTARAGEGPEREAGETFGRGWDSGGRDEAGESEDLVETAEGENRGEQESGLEGSAEEEVTDRGSQAEDFEAKDGEPWGDQAEARESVVAEGSCGMDGFTSGSHEAGAEGTMAIVEAEGLPGGKMQLEKEAGGWQAREQGQGSEGQDGDHHPEGEVQRLLEVEDVKVTEDQRAGAEEIDPESLEDVQSQEDLSANQDPTEIEPGPGAEAAGSARGDAHSGWSEALLPGSRLDVSVPRSRVLLSRSSSQRRSRPSFRRSPAPEQQEEPPSPPPEQELSAPEQRLLQPEEPPESSPPRPEGTPVPARRRPLGHGFGLAHVGMMQELQARLGQPKPQ; the protein is encoded by the exons atGGATTTCCTCCGGCTACATCTCCCTGGGCTGCATCAGGCCTTGAGGGGGGCACTG GATTCCTTGAGCACCTTTCTCTCCTACCTTATGGGAGATGAGGTCCCCACTGCAGAGACGAGGGGGGCGGGGGCAGCTGAGGAACTACGGGAGGTGGCAGCAGGAAGGTCAGGGCGGACTATGGAAGAGGAAGCCCAGGAGGCCCTGGGGGGCCTTGGCAGCAGCCAAAGCAAGGGGGAGGGAgggctgagaggggctggagaggcTGGAAGACACCAGGAGGGAAGCTCAACTACAGAACAGACCTGGGGTTGGGGAGAAGGCAGCTCCCATGGGTCTCAAGCAGATAGGCAGGACACTGGAGCCTGGGAGGCAGCCAAGGCCACCAGGTGCCAGGAGCCAAGTGCTCCCTTGGAGGCCAGGAAAAAGTCCAAGGCACGGTCTGAGGCTGGTCGAGATGAGAGCAGCCAAGCCCAGGAGAGTCAGGAGCCCGATGAGCAGGAAGTGACCAGAGGGGAGACACTGAGAACCtgggaacaggaggaggaggaggaagaggtcaGGGCAAGAGAGCCAAGGGTGGCTGAAGGGGCGGAGTCAGTGTGGACCTGGCACAGGGAGTCTGAGGAGAAGGCCGTTGCTGACGGGCAAAAGGTGGCAGGGGATGGCAGGGAGATGGAGCCGGCAGTCAAGAAGGCAGTTGCAGAGGAGATCCAGGGGCCTGGGGCTAAAGGggctgggagggaagaggaggtggtggtagtggtgagaGGTAGCCAAAGCACAAGGGCACAGGGGACACAGGAACAAGGGGAAGAATCTGGGGGTGGGGCAGCTTCAGGCAGGGAGGAGGCCCAGACAACCTCAGGCAGGGAAGAGGCTGAGACACTCCCAGATGGGGAGGAAGCTGGGACGACCTCAGGCAGGGAAGAGGCCTGGACAACCTCAGGCATGCAGGAGGCTGAGACACTCTCaggtggggaggaggctggggcaaCCTCAGGCAGGGAGGAAACCGAGACAACCTCAGGCAAGGAGGAGGCCTGgacagcctcaggcagggaggaGGCCTGGACAACCTCAGGCATGGAGGAGGCTGAGACACTCTCAGGCAGGGAGGAGGCCTGGACAACCTCAGGCATGGAGGAGGCAGAGACACTCTCAGGCAGGGAGGAGGCCTGGACAACCTCAGGCAGGGAGGATGCTGAGACAATCTCAGGCATGGAGGAGGCTGAGACACTCTCAGGTTGGGAGGAGGCCGGGACAACCTCAGGCAGGGAGGATGCTGACTTCCTAGGAGTCAGAGAGACAGAATATGAGGCAGTCCTAGGAAAAAGGATCCCAGAGGATACGGAGAGATTCTGGGCCCTAGAGGAAGCCTCCGAGGGAGACCAGGAGGAGGAGGTAGATGAGAACAGAGAGGATGAGGGAAGCCTGTTCCCCAAACAGACCCAGGGCCTGGGAACTGAGGGAGTGGAAGAAGTGGCTGAGGACCAGACAGCAGAGAGAAAGGCTGCAGAAGACCAGGAGTCAGAGGGGGAGGTAGGGGAGGGCTTTGAGGGCCAGGAAGATCAGGGTGGGAAAGAGGCGGAGGGGAGGCAGGACTCAGAGATCAGGGCTACTCAAGCCAGTCTGGAGGAGGTGCCGCCGGCAGAGGAGGCCGAGGAGAAGAGACAGAGTTGCTGGGCCACAGAGGCTGAGCTGCCTCAGGACAAAGCTGCAAACGAGGCTGAAGGTGACGCCAACTTGGAGGCGACCCCACAGGCCAGGCCGGAGAAGGAGCTCTGCGGGGAGAGGAGTGAGGAGGAGGCTCAGATGGGTCAAGAAGCATCAGAGGTGGAGTGGAGTGGCCTCAAGCACGAGGTCACTGAAGGCGAGGAACCTGAGCTGATAGGAGGCCCCCAGACCCTGAGAGAGCAACCTGAGGAAGGACAGGGGTGTAAGGAAGAGCTCTGGAGCATTCCAGCCCTGAGCAAAGAGGAGACAGAAGGGCGCCTGGAGGAATATCCCAGGCACATGGGGTACGTAAAGCCTGATACCTCTGAGGCAGAAGTCTGGGAAAACCGGAGGAGAAGGGATGTGGAGAGAGGACATTCTCAGGAGGAAAAAGCAGATGctgaagagggggaggaggaggcggcAGGAGGCCAGGCACTAGAGGCTGAGGCTAAAGGAGGGCAAGAGTCTGCACTACCAGAGGTTCCGGAGGCAGGCTGGGAGTGGAAGAAAGCAAAGGAAGCAGGGTgtggagcagaggagggagaggccCCTGGAGCAGAGAGCCAGGAACTGGGTGGAAGGCATGGggcagaagcagggacaggccagCCACTGGGAGAGTCAGATGCCAGAGAAaccaaggatgaggaggtggaGGCTGCAGTGCCCTGGGGGGCCGACGGAACATCCAGGagaggctggaggctggaggaggcagCTCTGAGCCTCCAGGACAGCGAGGACACCTGGGCCAGTTCTCTGGCTGCTGAGATTGTGGAGGAAAAGGCAGCTCTGGGTGGAAGGACTGCCAGGGCTGGGGAAGGGCCTGAAAGAGAGGCTGGGGAAACGTTTGGGAGAGGCTGGGATTCAGGAGGAAGAGACGAAGCTGGGGAAAGTGAGGACCTGGTGGAGACTGCAGAGGGAGAGAATAGAGGTGAGCAAGAGTCTGGCCTGGAGGGCTCAGCAGAGGAGGAGGTGACTGACAGAGGTAGCCAAGCAGAGGATTTTGAGGCCAAGGATGGTGAGCCCTGGGGAGATCAGGCTGAGGCCAGGGAATCTGTGGTGGCAGAAGGAAGCTGTGGGATGGATGGCTTTACCTCGGGCTCCCACGAAGCTGGTGCAGAGGGGACCATGGCCATAGTGGAGGCCGAGGGGCTCCCAGGAGGGAAGATGCAGTTGGAAAAAGAGGCTGGGGGATGGCAAGCAAGGGAGCAGGGGCAAGGCAGTGAGGGGCAGGATGGGGACCACCATCCCGAGGGAGAGGTACAAAGGCTCCTTGAGGTGGAGGATGTCAAGGTGACTGAAGACCAGAGGGCAGGGGCCGAGGAGATTGATCCAGAAAGCCTGGAAGACGTCCAGAGCCAGGAGGACCTGTCAGCAAACCAGGACCCCACAGAGATTGAGCCTGGGCCAGGTGCTGAGGCTGCAGGAAGTGCCAGAGGGGATGCTCACAGCGGCTGGAGTGAG GCCCTGCTCCCTGGGTCTCGCCTGGACGTCTCTGTCCCACGGAGCCGTGTCCTCCTCTCCCGCAGCTCCTCACAGCGCCGCTCCCGGCCCTCTTTCCGACGGAGCCCTGCCCCTGAGCAGCaggaggagcctcccagccccccACCCGAGCAAGAGCTGTCAGCCCCTGAGCAGAGACTTCTCCAGCCAGAAGAACCCCCAGAGTCAAGCCCCCCAAGGCCCGAAGGGACCCCAGTGCCAGCCAGGAGAAGGCCCCTGGGACATGG GTTTGGTCTTGCGCACGTTGGCATGATGCAGGAACTGCAAGCCAGGCTGGGCCAGCCGAAGCCCCAGTGA